AACGTTTTATGCTAAATTAACGCACGTGATTTATTTCAGCGAAATATGAAAGATGGAAAATTCGAAAGCGATTCATATTCGATATTGCTATATATTAAAACCTTTTtgcatttaaacatttataacaattacaaGATAAATTAAGCCAATATTGTAATTGGAATAATCGGTAAATTCTGTCGTAGGAGGCCCTCTTCAGACAATTCGAGCAGGATTGCGAGGAGAGCGGTGCTTGCAAGATGCTATCGCATAGGAGCGACGGCGTCGCCAAAACACGATGCATCCGGGAATGCGTGTCGCCGTCCTGTTACAAGGAGATCTACTTATTCGATCAGGTACAGGTATATGCGCAAAATACCAATTCCGTTAATTGCGTTTGGTTACTATTGGTCGCTTTACATGCTATACATTTAGTACATATCCGGTATACAGTTTCACTCGTGTGGACTGCATTTTAATGAACAATGAACCCGTTTCAGCTGGAGGAGGGCGAGATTGATGTGAGATTAATATCCTTCAAGGGTTGCTTCATGCAGCGAAACGGTCGACCACGGAAGTAAGAACATTCGCGCGAGAAGAAACGCaggaaaaacaaatttctcGTGAGACGAACGATTAACGGACGAGCCACTCTTTAGTGGGATGACTATAATCGTGCAACAAAGAACACGCGCTGCGAGTAATAGTCCGCCATTCTGAGAAACGCTTCTTGCTTAGACTTTGCCCATCCCGGAAGGATTAAATTGATGACATAATGTGATCGCTGCATGATATGCATGACGGAACGTTTGGTTCGGAAAAGCACAAAACTAAAATGAAGACGAAAATGCATATCATGCACAAAAACAAGTTAAATAATGCATATCGTGCAGTCCCGTATGGAGTTGAAGCGAATTATCCGAGTAATTAAGTCCGAGAACAATCTTTTTCTACGTTTTGTACGCACagtataataatactataatGCACAAAGTAAACGAATAAAATTGTTGGCTACACTAGTGATTTCAATCACCTTATcgcttttatacatattgctatatctattaaaaaagaaaccttcttcgaataatataattcagtaTACGATTACATGCATATTACTCTAATaacgcaattttattatatagcgAGTGAGGAATAGCATTTAAAACTATTGTACACATTTTATCTTTGAAGGAAAAAACCGAAAATgaccaaatttttatagaaagtaAATTACGTTCGTTAAGTAGAAAATTTAGTATCTCGAAGATAAAGCATATGTTTCACACAACTTCTtccttaatataaaatacttatatactGTGATATGTAACATAATTTACAAACTTGTTATTATTCACTCAATTGttacaattaaaacaaaaaaataaaaatgtaaaaaatatataagataatgtATAATGTTGAGTACGTTTGTAAAATGCATAATTTGTTGTATGATTTTTACAACGATATTTATTTAGCGTGCGTTGCAAATCCGGCAAGCATCtttcaaacttttattattaactattacagaatattctttcaataaactcttaaactttatttaaaaagtgtcCTACACAGCGATCTAAAGTTCCATGGTATACACCGCAATTTGCCTTGCATTAATGAAGCCACGTAATAGTGACAAAATTGACAAAGTatgcatttaaaaactttaattattttgtcaaataatttattaaatatataaaaagaatattgctTTTTGATGACTTTTCTAAATTGAGATATTGTGatttttaaacgtataatGATAGTAGTTTTTTGCttcaaatttctgtaaattttcctgtaaaattcgtaatttattgcctatccccgcagggttcgcaatctactaccaatGCTATCCTTgtcctctcactttaaccctttggaccaacggcttaacgtctctttccgaaagacggagcccagtttttttcgcacaagagcctatcttgcacaGCTATCGGAAAAAACATTTCCATGCTTCATGGCTCTATAGTGGACTCgactggttcctcagattacgagtctggcgctctaccactagaccacactgccgcccttgcttcagatttttttactttgagatttcgagataaaattaattatatttctataattaataatatctcaCAAACTATATTCTATccaaaataaatgatttcatACTCATTGGAAGCACTAGAATCTTAACTTTCAATTGAAACCAAGAGATCAACTTACtacgatttttctttataaagatattgattatattattataagatacgattatattaatcaaataattattaaataaaacgtgtgTTAAATCtcaattcaaataataaatcatcttCGTTTTAATCAGAAAGTGGAAATTAAATTCACCAgcaatatctttctttaatatctttcttttaaatcaaagagagaaataaaaattgatttgtgcttttaatgtattaaaatagataattgCCCTGCTTTCGcggtaatttaattttacattctcATCAATTACAAATTCTACACATATGTGCACAATGCACATACAC
This genomic stretch from Temnothorax longispinosus isolate EJ_2023e chromosome 9, Tlon_JGU_v1, whole genome shotgun sequence harbors:
- the LOC139818908 gene encoding uncharacterized protein; protein product: MAAGVVFALSLILVVGHLQDGPGSLAKTFTFPEYPYKETTKNEALFRQFEQDCEESGACKMLSHRSDGVAKTRCIRECVSPSCYKEIYLFDQLEEGEIDVRLISFKGCFMQRNGRPRK